Proteins encoded in a region of the Ziziphus jujuba cultivar Dongzao chromosome 3, ASM3175591v1 genome:
- the LOC107403255 gene encoding F-box/kelch-repeat protein At3g06240 gives MATFLWHPETKETKIVNQPFREYTGDIDYTAACFGLDSKNDDCKIVMVDTSTYRSKDGMFRILIYSLKKGQAWKWVSIIFKDNYVGIKPRGSCGECVGGMCSWILRREKIAGNGDVVVQEEIMSVDIGSGVLILTPLPSVICDSKPDCSNFLTAIDGSLAVISSVFGDQYSIWILGEYDVKKSWRKLYAVCSIQYQIRELPFFRKQGCIGGCC, from the coding sequence atggcCACATTTTTGTGGCACCCTGAGACCAAAGAAACCAAAATTGTTAACCAACCCTTCAGAGAATATACTGGGGATATTGATTATACTGCTGCTTGTTTCGGTCTTGATTCCAAAAACGATGATTGCAAGATTGTCATGGTTGATACATCAACATATCGCAGTAAAGATGGTATGTTTAGGATTTTGATTTACAGCTTGAAAAAAGGACAAGCATGGAAATGGGTTAGTATTATTTTCAAGGATAATTATGTTGGTATTAAGCCAAGAGGATCATGTGGTGAGTGCGTTGGTGGGATGTGTTCTTGGATATTGAGGAGGGAGAAGATAGCTGGAAATGGAGATGTTGTTGTGCAGGAAGAGATTATGTCAGTTGATATTGGCAGTGGAGTTCTTATATTAACACCTTTGCCTAGTGTTATTTGTGACAGTAAGCCTGATTGTAGCAACTTCCTGACTGCCATTGATGGATCACTTGCTGTTATCAGCAGTGTTTTTGGTGACCAATATAGTATTTGGATACTTGGCGAGTATGATGTTAAGAAGTCTTGGAGGAAACTGTATGCTGTTTGCTCAATTCAGTACCAGATCAGGGAGTTGCCATTTTTTCGAAAACAGGGTTGTATTGGAGGCTGTTGCTAA
- the LOC107403253 gene encoding F-box/kelch-repeat protein At3g17530 — protein MVCKSWLLLINSPSFIDQHLEVSKKSNLCFLLNSHQEETHQQSISIVSHQTLIVFETHRAVLSSRGKTCSQRLHIVSSCNGIVCLTYSENYETLALLWNPATRQTTKLHVPNYCHGQRDHKNCNDTIGFGFDAKNNDLNVVSITYPPCRFKAKVYSLKTSSWTRTSFSSKDADLVITSVSYYGVFSGGMYSWIASMKEKGKSILEEKRKIISFDMASGKLILTPLPCNTTDRQRYFTIIPTSALSGSFASVYGHTTGIETSAWMLGKYGVKESRTRLFAFWFTTCIPTKIWTSEQHW, from the coding sequence ATGGTGTGTAAGTCATGGTTGCTTCTCATTAACAGTCCTTCCTTCATTGATCAACACCTAGAGGTGAGCAAGAAGAGCAATCTATGTTTCCTCCTCAACAGTCATCAGGAGGAAACCCACCAACAATCTATCTCTATAGTTTCTCATCAAACACTCATAGTTTTCGAAACCCACCGAGCAGTCTTATCCAGTCGAGGGAAAACTTGCTCTCAGCGTCTTCACATTGTAAGTTCTTGTAACGGTATTGTATGTCTTACATACAGCGAGAATTATGAGACTCTAGCACTTTTATGGAACCCTGCAACTAGACAAACGACAAAACTCCATGTCCCAAATTACTGCCACGGCCAAAGAGATCATAAGAATTGTAATGATACTATTGGATTCGGTTTTGATGCTAAAAACAATGATCTTAATGTAGTCTCAATTACTTATCCTCCCTGCCGTTTCAAAGCTAAGGTATACAGCTTAAAAACAAGTTCATGGACAAGAACAAGTTTTTCATCAAAGGATGCGGATTTGGTTATAACTAGTGTATCTTATTATGGTGTGTTCTCTGGTGGAATGTATTCATGGATAGCATcaatgaaagaaaaaggaaaaagtatcTTGGAGGAGAAGAGAAAGATAATCTCATTTGACATGGCCAGTGGAAAGCTTATATTAACACCCTTACCTTGTAATACTACCGATAGACAGAGATATTTTACCATTATTCCCACATCGGCTCTTAGCGGATCATTTGCTAGTGTTTATGGTCATACTACTGGTATTGAGACGAGCGCATGGATGCTTGGTAAATATGGTGTTAAAGAGTCGCGGACTAGACTATTTGCTTTTTGGTTCACCACCTGCATACCAACGAAAATTTGGACTTCTGAACAACATTGGTAA